From the Candidatus Methanosuratincola sp. genome, one window contains:
- a CDS encoding ABC transporter permease has translation MAGIEIFLEGFSKAFELILANDPGIQAITALSLRVSLTATLLGSAFGIPLGFLIGSHGFRGKSMVIAVVNTLMGIPPVVVGLVVYLLLSTAGPLGFLRILYTPEAMILAQIFLTFPVVCGITISSVLGLDKRLKETLQSLSAPKLWEAVILLRECRIGLLTAVMAAFGAAISEVGAIMMVGGNILGYTRALTTAIMLYTNTGEFALAIALGIILMLLAFGVNLTLTVIQVKHGKRR, from the coding sequence ATGGCCGGAATCGAGATCTTTCTTGAGGGCTTCTCAAAGGCATTCGAACTGATTCTCGCTAATGACCCAGGAATACAGGCGATAACCGCCCTCTCTCTCAGAGTCTCCCTTACTGCAACCTTACTGGGCTCCGCTTTCGGCATTCCTTTAGGATTTCTTATTGGCAGCCATGGCTTTCGCGGCAAATCAATGGTCATTGCAGTGGTGAATACTCTCATGGGAATACCGCCTGTCGTTGTAGGTCTTGTAGTGTACCTTTTACTTTCCACAGCTGGTCCTCTAGGCTTCCTTAGAATACTTTACACGCCGGAAGCAATGATCCTCGCACAGATATTTCTAACGTTTCCGGTCGTATGTGGCATAACCATTTCGTCCGTTCTCGGACTAGACAAGCGTCTGAAGGAGACCTTACAGTCCTTATCAGCTCCGAAGCTATGGGAGGCTGTAATACTACTGAGAGAGTGCAGGATTGGTCTTCTCACGGCGGTAATGGCTGCATTTGGTGCCGCAATCTCTGAAGTGGGGGCGATCATGATGGTGGGGGGGAACATCCTTGGATATACAAGGGCCCTCACCACCGCTATAATGCTCTACACAAATACTGGTGAGTTCGCCCTCGCGATTGCCTTGGGAATTATCCTCATGCTTCTTGCGTTTGGAGTCAACTTGACGCTAACGGTCATTCAGGTAAAGCACGGGAAAAGGAGGTAG
- a CDS encoding substrate-binding domain-containing protein, giving the protein MKSYKLVLLASAAVLAIFFTLTFFGASSEKKLLIATTTSTVDSGLMDYIKPYFESKYGINLSWLSLGTGQALAVASRGDADLLLVHDREREEAFVLSGNGSLRVTVFYNDFVIVGPEKDPANVSSLNATACMERIAIAGESGSALFVSRGDGSGTHALEKRIWKALDMQGYENSEWYKAAGSGMSATLRLANELEAYTLADRATFIRLKDSMGEALKLKVVCEGDPMLLNPYSIVLLNSSRFPNIRYEQAVDFLLFITSTEGQRLVGDYTISGEHIFFPIYNMTESIGLPSEDAEVNFVEDLRASRK; this is encoded by the coding sequence TCTTATTGCAACAACTACCAGCACTGTTGATTCGGGTCTAATGGATTACATTAAACCTTATTTTGAATCAAAGTACGGTATAAACCTCTCGTGGTTATCGCTGGGCACCGGGCAAGCTCTAGCTGTAGCTTCAAGGGGGGATGCTGATCTACTGCTGGTACACGATAGAGAAAGGGAGGAAGCATTTGTTTTATCCGGAAACGGATCCCTCAGGGTTACTGTATTCTACAACGACTTCGTTATCGTAGGTCCTGAGAAAGACCCTGCTAACGTCTCCTCTCTAAATGCAACGGCTTGCATGGAGAGGATTGCTATCGCAGGAGAATCGGGATCCGCTCTATTCGTCTCCCGCGGTGATGGGTCAGGGACGCACGCGCTTGAGAAACGCATATGGAAAGCACTTGATATGCAAGGATATGAAAATTCGGAATGGTATAAGGCTGCAGGGTCAGGAATGTCTGCAACTTTGAGGCTCGCAAACGAACTTGAGGCTTACACATTAGCTGATAGAGCAACCTTCATCAGACTAAAGGATTCGATGGGCGAGGCGCTAAAGCTTAAAGTGGTCTGTGAAGGGGATCCTATGCTGTTAAATCCGTACAGCATAGTATTGCTCAATTCATCGAGGTTTCCAAATATCCGATACGAACAAGCAGTAGATTTCCTTCTTTTCATCACTAGCACCGAAGGGCAGCGGCTCGTCGGTGATTACACCATATCTGGAGAGCACATCTTCTTCCCGATCTACAATATGACGGAATCGATTGGTCTTCCCTCAGAAGATGCTGAAGTAAATTTCGTTGAGGATCTAAGAGCCAGCAGGAAATAG
- the hsp20 gene encoding archaeal heat shock protein Hsp20: MSWDEWFRKRFPPFFSSGFSGFRDLDEWMREMEAQMERMFREFEGRVPEKLVRERRLPEGGVIKEMGPFVYGFSVTFGPDRKPVITEFGNMKPSGRAPWEPAFSLKEEREPLVDIIEGENDVRVVAELPGVEKEDIKVYATEKTITIDVSGKERSYYKELELPVEVDPSNSRSNYKNGILEVILLKKKEGRRPRGESIPIE, translated from the coding sequence ATGTCGTGGGATGAATGGTTCAGGAAGAGGTTTCCGCCGTTCTTCAGCAGCGGCTTTTCGGGGTTCAGAGACTTAGACGAGTGGATGAGGGAAATGGAAGCGCAGATGGAGAGGATGTTCAGGGAATTTGAAGGGAGGGTCCCAGAGAAGCTCGTTAGGGAGAGGAGACTCCCTGAGGGCGGCGTGATCAAGGAGATGGGTCCATTCGTTTACGGCTTTTCGGTCACATTCGGTCCGGACAGGAAGCCAGTGATCACAGAGTTCGGGAACATGAAGCCTTCAGGTAGAGCCCCATGGGAGCCTGCATTCAGCCTAAAGGAGGAGAGGGAGCCCCTTGTGGACATAATCGAGGGCGAGAACGATGTGAGGGTGGTGGCAGAGCTCCCCGGGGTTGAAAAGGAGGATATAAAGGTTTACGCCACTGAAAAGACCATTACAATCGACGTTTCGGGCAAGGAACGCAGCTATTACAAGGAGCTTGAGCTGCCGGTTGAGGTCGACCCCAGCAACTCAAGGTCGAACTACAAGAACGGAATCCTCGAGGTGATCCTCTTAAAGAAGAAAGAGGGCAGGAGACCGAGGGGGGAGTCGATCCCCATCGAGTGA
- a CDS encoding MTH1187 family thiamine-binding protein has protein sequence MSSGNTVVVEFSIIPIGSSETSLSEYVARACKAVKGSGVKYQLTPMGTVFEAGSIERALEVIKSAHDAVLEAGAMRVLTCVRIDDRRDKKRSMEDKVRAVEEKLSRQDLLQ, from the coding sequence ATGTCTTCTGGGAATACCGTGGTTGTGGAGTTCAGCATCATCCCAATTGGGTCCTCTGAGACAAGCCTCAGCGAATACGTCGCAAGAGCGTGCAAGGCAGTGAAGGGGTCTGGGGTGAAGTATCAGCTTACCCCAATGGGCACCGTATTTGAAGCAGGAAGCATTGAGCGGGCCCTGGAGGTTATCAAGTCTGCACATGATGCAGTGCTGGAAGCAGGGGCAATGAGGGTACTCACCTGCGTCAGGATAGACGACAGGAGGGACAAAAAAAGATCAATGGAGGACAAGGTGAGGGCAGTGGAGGAGAAGCTCAGTAGACAAGATCTCCTTCAATGA
- a CDS encoding DUF2111 domain-containing protein, with amino-acid sequence MKITKSSTPEELEPLCMAVHELTNGMPVTGRSKERNGLRIENGKVIDRDYTGPVLEEVLDKGEIIRKVPAAGVYKGIPVVVVPLKEGGETIAAIGVVDVTYGIYSEANIIGRRRPAR; translated from the coding sequence TTGAAGATCACTAAGAGCTCGACCCCAGAGGAACTGGAGCCCCTCTGCATGGCAGTGCATGAGCTGACGAACGGCATGCCTGTGACCGGGAGATCGAAGGAGAGGAACGGGCTGAGGATCGAGAACGGAAAGGTAATCGACAGGGACTACACGGGGCCGGTCTTGGAGGAAGTGCTCGATAAGGGAGAGATCATCAGGAAGGTGCCTGCAGCAGGCGTGTACAAGGGCATACCGGTCGTAGTCGTCCCCTTGAAGGAGGGGGGAGAGACGATCGCGGCCATAGGGGTCGTAGACGTCACCTACGGAATCTATAGCGAGGCTAACATAATCGGTCGCAGGAGGCCGGCTAGGTAG
- a CDS encoding 4Fe-4S double cluster binding domain-containing protein codes for MNSNEDKLVMAALSAGASLAGTASLETLRDLPSYGGVDLSSFKSAVSYCVALPDYAVDLITVRDPGNLYAWAYKTANMLLDQIGMRVAGAVAELGGKALAVPSSLRIDPEREVGNVSHKAFALAAGLGWIGRNGLFIAPKFGPRVRLGTVLTDLPLRSGTPMENQCGDCRICIDSCPSKAIKYAEFRFRPGAREDIFDPKKCSSRLSENKELLSKKPGMADYAVTVCGVCIKVCPYGGTKL; via the coding sequence ATGAATTCTAACGAGGATAAGTTGGTAATGGCTGCCCTGTCAGCGGGCGCATCGTTGGCCGGCACAGCATCGCTCGAGACTTTGAGAGACCTGCCATCGTACGGAGGGGTCGATCTCTCCTCCTTCAAATCCGCCGTCTCCTATTGCGTTGCCCTGCCGGACTATGCAGTCGATCTGATCACCGTGCGTGATCCAGGGAACCTCTATGCTTGGGCATACAAGACCGCAAACATGCTCCTCGACCAGATAGGGATGCGCGTCGCAGGTGCCGTAGCAGAGCTTGGAGGCAAGGCCCTGGCCGTTCCCTCGAGCCTAAGAATAGACCCAGAGCGGGAGGTAGGCAATGTCTCCCACAAGGCATTTGCCCTTGCAGCTGGGCTAGGGTGGATAGGAAGAAACGGTCTCTTCATCGCTCCCAAGTTCGGTCCAAGGGTCAGGCTAGGGACAGTCCTGACCGATCTCCCATTGAGGTCTGGTACTCCGATGGAAAACCAATGCGGGGACTGCAGGATCTGCATCGATTCATGCCCGAGCAAGGCGATAAAGTATGCCGAATTCAGATTCCGCCCGGGAGCAAGGGAAGATATATTTGATCCCAAGAAGTGCTCCTCAAGGCTATCGGAGAACAAGGAGCTCCTCTCAAAGAAGCCGGGAATGGCGGACTACGCGGTTACTGTATGCGGAGTCTGCATAAAGGTCTGCCCCTATGGGGGCACTAAGCTTTAA
- a CDS encoding phosphate ABC transporter ATP-binding protein — protein MVYAELRSVRKNYSGKEILKGISIEIQREDFISIVGPSGSGKTTLLKIIGGLDFPDQGEVYIGGSKLTRESAVRIRPKIGMVFQSPVLFDASVYQNVAFSLKFRGVPNELIEERVKDVLEMVQLKDLLKRNALTLSGGEAQRVALARVLVFSPELILLDEPTANLDPANVQIIEGVLRKANLEGKTIVLVTHNIFQAKRLAKRVALLFEGEMIEVQDAQSFFSAPLDPRTRRFIEGDLVY, from the coding sequence ATGGTATATGCAGAGCTACGATCAGTCCGAAAAAACTACTCGGGCAAGGAGATACTGAAAGGCATTTCAATTGAAATCCAGCGCGAAGATTTTATTTCAATAGTCGGCCCAAGCGGCTCGGGTAAGACAACACTGCTCAAGATTATTGGCGGTTTAGACTTTCCGGATCAGGGGGAAGTCTATATCGGCGGGAGTAAGCTCACAAGAGAGAGTGCGGTTAGGATAAGACCAAAAATCGGGATGGTATTCCAGAGTCCTGTTCTGTTCGATGCTTCAGTATATCAAAATGTCGCTTTCAGCCTAAAGTTCCGTGGTGTGCCGAATGAATTGATTGAGGAGAGGGTTAAGGACGTCCTTGAGATGGTCCAGCTAAAAGATCTTCTGAAAAGGAACGCACTGACCCTTTCCGGAGGTGAGGCCCAGAGGGTTGCACTTGCACGGGTGCTCGTGTTCAGCCCGGAGCTCATACTCCTCGACGAGCCAACTGCGAACCTCGACCCTGCAAATGTGCAAATTATTGAGGGCGTGTTGAGGAAAGCAAACCTTGAGGGGAAGACTATTGTCCTGGTGACGCATAATATATTCCAGGCCAAGCGACTCGCCAAGAGGGTCGCACTCCTTTTTGAAGGCGAGATGATCGAGGTCCAGGACGCCCAATCCTTCTTCAGCGCCCCACTCGATCCTAGGACCCGGCGCTTCATTGAAGGAGATCTTGTCTACTGA
- a CDS encoding DUF72 domain-containing protein produces the protein MLKIGTCGWAVRGGRSAYFREFPVIELQSTFYRPVSPKILQKYREDAPAGFEFVVKAWQAVTHPVSSPTWKRAGRIPELGDPRGLGHLKPTPENFRAWDLILDECRLLGSRFVVVQTPPSFTCNEKTKSDMIAFLSQIERSSLVLGWEPRGDWNQYPGEISRICRSLSLVHVVDPFRRLPLLESEVVYFRLHGLGAGETNYRYRYTDADLLTLASIISSYDESKRIYVMFNNIGMGEDALRFKGMMKSMMR, from the coding sequence ATGTTAAAGATAGGTACATGCGGGTGGGCGGTTCGGGGCGGAAGGAGTGCCTACTTCCGGGAGTTCCCCGTAATAGAGCTGCAGAGCACGTTTTACAGGCCCGTCTCCCCCAAGATCTTGCAGAAGTACAGGGAGGATGCGCCGGCCGGGTTCGAATTCGTGGTCAAGGCCTGGCAGGCGGTCACCCATCCGGTCTCGAGCCCGACCTGGAAGAGGGCAGGGAGAATCCCGGAACTGGGGGATCCCCGTGGTTTGGGCCACCTGAAGCCGACACCGGAGAATTTCAGGGCATGGGATCTCATTCTGGACGAGTGCCGTCTCCTCGGCAGCCGTTTCGTGGTCGTACAAACGCCCCCAAGCTTTACCTGCAACGAGAAGACAAAGTCGGACATGATCGCTTTCCTGTCACAAATCGAAAGGTCCTCCCTCGTTCTAGGATGGGAGCCAAGAGGGGACTGGAACCAGTACCCAGGTGAGATCAGCAGGATTTGCAGGAGTCTCTCCCTTGTCCATGTCGTCGATCCTTTCAGGAGGCTGCCCCTCTTGGAATCGGAGGTCGTCTATTTCAGGCTGCACGGGTTGGGGGCTGGCGAAACTAACTACAGATACAGGTACACCGATGCTGATCTCTTGACGCTCGCGTCGATCATCTCTTCCTACGACGAGTCCAAAAGGATCTATGTAATGTTCAATAACATAGGAATGGGCGAGGACGCCCTGCGATTCAAAGGTATGATGAAATCAATGATGCGCTAG